The DNA sequence AGATTTTCCTGTTTCTTTGCTTATTTGGATGCATGTCTCTTGcactttgttttttatttctgatGGGGTCTGTATAAAAGGTCAACCAATGTTATTTGAAGATTaagtttattataatttaataaaattaaatgagaatcCAATTAGTACCTTGGTAGAATCAAGGAAGCCAGTAAGGGAATCAATGAGGCAGGCACATTGCCTTAATAAGATTCCAATCTTCAAATATTGTTTCCAAGGATGACCATATCTGAAAGGACCATGGCACGGTTCCCACCTTGCAAAATTCGCcttcaaaatatatattcatataataataaagtagtcaaacaagaataacaaaaaaaaaaaaagttttaagagTCGGTTGTGATCCAACCGATTAAtcgaaaatatgataaaatatcGATTATTATCATTGTTTCAATAAAAAGTCGATTAAAAAAATCCATAAACTGATTAAAATATTCTCTTTTAGCGATCAacgatataaaaaaattttttaaaaatattttaaacctCTAACTTTATTGATTTGGCGATTGgctcaatttttaaaaagttgatgaaaagatataattcattaagaaaaagtttaggaagccaactttattaaattttgactaacatgtcaacaaaaaaaaataaataattccaCATCGTTAGATAAAATCTCATATTATTAAAAacattattgatgattatttgatgactataaatcacaaaaattactagACTAACACTCCTCATTGATTAATTCTCCAATCCTTACCAAGCTttcttcaatttgctttgaATTGAGAACACTTTTATATGCTTGAAGGTTTGACTTATTAGACCCTTCGCCCTCTGATGTTCCAAAACATTCATCTCCAAAACCTGCAGTACAACAGGTCACTCTAATTTAAAATAACTTTACTTAAAATTGgataatactatatatatagaaattaaAGTATTTCAagtgttttaatattttatatgttcTACTAATTTAGTCATTAATCTCAATTAGATTTAATCTAAGCATAATTAAGATCAATAGCTAAAGTCACTGAACATTTGAAATACTAAAACATTATTTGGGATGTTTtcaatattatatatactaataaGTACCTTGAATAGAGTCTCCTAGTTTTTGAAGATTCTTTGATACTAAGTTGTGAAGATCTTCACCTGCCCATATGGGGTACACAATAATGGAAACCAATATCCACATCAAAACACCTGTGAAAATTGTGATTACTCGTCTCTTTGCTATGTCTAATAAATCTTCGTCTCGATAGCTAGGTAGAGATACTATGCAGAATGTCAAGATAAACACTAAGAACCCATAATCATATTTTGCTTTGATTTGAGGTACAAATCGCATATATGTCATTGTCGCAACTGCATTCATTTATTCAAATTTCACATTAGCCaaacaattttaataattaatactgTATTCACGTACTATAATAATATTCAATTGAACaggcaaattttatatatatatcttaccTATGACAAAAATTAGGGTTCCAAGAAATACTGACCCCACAATATGTCCTCCCATTATTGAATCAACCAAGTAATAACATCCAAGTCCTAGAGCACTAGCCAAAACTGTTGCTAAACCTCTATTGAAACATTTAGCAAGTGTTGCCCCTGCATGTGTCACGCAATGTAACACTTAGtcaaataaattaagaataagaatttaattttgatatactacCATTCTTTCCGTGTAAAATAGTTTTGCACTCACATTTAATTACGTAATACCATAtcaccaaaaataattatattttatattgattgcGTGAATAATCATCTAAAAGAACAGATGTGATTACACCATTGTATAAAACGTTTTTATAttagtgtatcaaaattaaactcattcgTTAAATGAACAAGTTTAGTTAAATTAACTTACCTACG is a window from the Arachis duranensis cultivar V14167 unplaced genomic scaffold, aradu.V14167.gnm2.J7QH unplaced_Scaffold_232525, whole genome shotgun sequence genome containing:
- the LOC127744092 gene encoding aluminum-activated malate transporter 2-like, which produces MASSSEVIADTNNNNNNVTFWQRFVAKMVGVMLQLKKPAQDDPRRLIHSFKVALSITTVSAFYFVKYLFVCFDKNPMWIIITVILVSEFSVGATLAKCFNRGLATVLASALGLGCYYLVDSIMGGHIVGSVFLGTLIFVIVATMTYMRFVPQIKAKYDYGFLVFILTFCIVSLPSYRDEDLLDIAKRRVITIFTGVLMWILVSIIVYPIWAGEDLHNLVSKNLQKLGDSIQGFGDECFGTSEGEGSNKSNLQAYKSVLNSKQIEESLANFARWEPCHGPFRYGHPWKQYLKIGILLRQCACLIDSLTGFLDSTKTPSEIKNKVQETCIQISKETGKSLKELSVSIQKTIPPCAANPSIQKSKIVAMNLKSILKSGLWEGTNLFEDIPIMTVTYLLLDVVSCTQKIAESVHELSVQAKFKNKDSKVAPNYPNSPPHDLGVHHVITIN